Proteins encoded in a region of the Pseudomonas putida genome:
- the rpoA gene encoding DNA-directed RNA polymerase subunit alpha: protein MQISVNEFLTPRHIDVQVVSPTRAKITLEPLERGFGHTLGNALRRILLSSMPGCAVVEAEIDGVLHEYSAIEGVQEDVIEILLNLKGLAIKLHGRDEVTLTLSKKGSGVVTAADIQLDHDVEIVNPDHVIANLASNGALNMKLTVARGRGYEPADSRQTDEDESRSIGRLQLDASFSPVRRIAYVVENARVEQRTNLDKLVIDLETNGTLDPEEAIRRAATILQQQLAAFVDLKGDSEPVVVEQEDEIDPILLRPVDDLELTVRSANCLKAENIYYIGDLIQRTEVELLKTPNLGKKSLTEIKDVLASRGLSLGMRLDNWPPASLKKDDKATA, encoded by the coding sequence ATGCAGATTTCGGTAAATGAGTTCCTGACTCCCCGCCACATTGATGTGCAGGTAGTCAGTCCGACCCGCGCCAAGATCACGCTCGAGCCTCTCGAGCGTGGCTTTGGCCACACCCTGGGCAACGCGCTGCGCCGCATCCTGTTGTCCTCTATGCCTGGCTGTGCAGTAGTCGAGGCCGAGATCGATGGCGTACTCCACGAGTACTCCGCGATCGAAGGTGTTCAGGAAGACGTAATTGAAATCCTGTTGAACCTGAAAGGCCTGGCTATCAAACTGCACGGTCGTGACGAAGTTACGCTGACCTTGTCGAAAAAGGGTTCGGGGGTGGTTACCGCTGCCGATATTCAGCTGGATCACGATGTCGAGATCGTCAACCCCGATCACGTAATCGCGAACCTGGCGTCGAATGGCGCCCTGAACATGAAGCTCACCGTAGCTCGTGGTCGTGGTTACGAGCCGGCCGACTCCCGTCAAACCGACGAAGACGAAAGCCGTAGCATTGGCCGTCTGCAGTTGGACGCTTCGTTCAGCCCGGTGCGTCGTATCGCCTATGTGGTCGAAAACGCCCGTGTTGAACAGCGTACCAACCTGGACAAACTGGTCATTGATCTGGAAACCAACGGCACCCTGGATCCTGAAGAGGCTATCCGCCGCGCTGCGACCATCCTGCAACAGCAGTTGGCCGCGTTCGTCGACCTCAAAGGTGACAGCGAGCCTGTCGTAGTCGAGCAGGAAGACGAGATCGATCCGATCCTGCTGCGTCCGGTTGACGACCTGGAACTGACTGTACGTTCGGCCAACTGCCTCAAGGCGGAGAACATCTACTACATCGGCGACCTGATTCAGCGTACCGAAGTAGAGCTGTTGAAGACTCCTAACCTGGGCAAGAAGTCCCTGACTGAAATCAAGGACGTGCTGGCCTCTCGTGGTCTGTCTCTCGGCATGCGCCTCGACAACTGGCCGCCTGCAAGTCTTAAGAAAGACGACAAGGCGACCGCCTGA
- the rplQ gene encoding 50S ribosomal protein L17, which produces MRHRKSGRHLSRTSSHRKAMFQNMAVSLIEHELIKTTLPKAKELRRVAEPLITLAKEDSVANRRLAFDRTRSKSAVGKLFNDLGKRYATRQGGYLRILKCGFRAGDNAPMAYVELVDRPVGGAVEAAE; this is translated from the coding sequence ATGCGTCATCGTAAAAGTGGACGTCACCTGAGCCGTACCAGCTCTCACCGCAAGGCTATGTTCCAGAACATGGCAGTGTCGCTGATCGAGCACGAGCTGATCAAAACCACCCTGCCGAAAGCCAAGGAACTGCGCCGCGTTGCCGAGCCGCTGATCACCCTGGCCAAGGAAGACAGCGTTGCTAACCGTCGTCTGGCCTTCGATCGTACCCGTTCGAAGTCCGCTGTTGGCAAACTGTTCAACGACCTGGGCAAGCGTTACGCCACCCGTCAGGGCGGCTACCTGCGCATCCTGAAGTGCGGTTTCCGCGCTGGCGACAACGCGCCTATGGCGTACGTCGAGCTGGTTGATCGTCCGGTCGGCGGTGCTGTAGAAGCTGCTGAGTAA
- the rpsM gene encoding 30S ribosomal protein S13 — protein MARIAGVNIPDNKHTVISLTYIYGVGRTTAQKICADAGVNPAAKIKDLSDEQIETLRGEVAKFTTEGDLRRDINMKIKRLMDLGCYRGLRHRKGLPVRGQRTKTNARTRKGPRKPIRK, from the coding sequence ATGGCCCGTATTGCAGGCGTCAACATTCCAGATAACAAGCATACTGTTATCTCGCTGACCTACATCTATGGTGTCGGTCGCACAACTGCACAGAAGATCTGTGCAGACGCTGGTGTAAATCCAGCCGCTAAGATCAAGGATCTGAGCGACGAGCAAATCGAAACCCTGCGTGGCGAAGTTGCGAAGTTCACCACCGAAGGTGACCTGCGTCGTGACATCAACATGAAGATCAAGCGCTTGATGGACCTGGGTTGCTACCGCGGCCTGCGTCATCGTAAAGGTCTGCCGGTTCGCGGTCAGCGCACCAAGACCAACGCACGCACCCGTAAGGGCCCGCGTAAGCCGATCCGCAAGTAA
- the secY gene encoding preprotein translocase subunit SecY: MAKQGALSSLGKGGMSELWARLRFLFMAIIVYRIGAHIPVPGINPDRLADLFRQNEGTILSLFNMFSGGALERMSIFALGIMPYISASIIMQLMTAVSPQLEQLKKEGEAGRRKISQYTRYGTVILALVQAIGMSIGLANQGVAFSVGLGFHVVAVSTFVAGAMFMMWLGEQITERGVGNGISMLIFAGIVAGLPRAIGQSFESARTGDINIFALVAIGLLAVAIIGFVVFIERGQRRIAVHYAKRQQGRKVFAAQTSHLPLKVNMAGVIPAIFASSILLFPASLGAWFGQSEGMGWLQDISQSIAPGQPLNILLFSAGIIFFCFFYTALMFNPKDVAENLKKSGAFIPGIRPGEQSARYIDGVLTRLTMFGALYMMAVCLLPQFLVVAANVPFYLGGTSLLIVVVVVMDFMSQVQSHLVSHQYESLMKKANLKGYGGSGLLR, encoded by the coding sequence ATGGCTAAGCAAGGTGCTCTCTCTTCGCTCGGTAAGGGCGGGATGTCGGAACTCTGGGCTCGTCTGCGCTTTCTGTTCATGGCGATCATCGTCTATCGGATAGGTGCGCATATCCCGGTTCCCGGCATCAATCCGGACCGTCTGGCGGATCTGTTTCGGCAGAATGAGGGGACCATTCTTAGCTTGTTCAACATGTTTTCCGGTGGCGCGCTCGAGCGCATGAGCATCTTTGCACTGGGGATCATGCCGTACATTTCGGCATCGATCATCATGCAGCTGATGACCGCGGTCAGCCCGCAACTGGAGCAGTTGAAGAAGGAAGGTGAAGCTGGCCGTCGCAAGATCAGCCAGTACACCCGCTACGGCACCGTTATCCTGGCACTGGTTCAAGCCATTGGCATGTCCATTGGCCTGGCCAACCAGGGCGTGGCGTTTTCTGTGGGCCTGGGCTTCCATGTCGTCGCCGTCTCCACCTTCGTGGCAGGCGCGATGTTCATGATGTGGCTGGGCGAGCAGATCACCGAGCGCGGTGTGGGCAACGGTATCTCGATGTTGATCTTCGCAGGTATCGTTGCCGGTCTTCCGAGAGCAATCGGGCAGTCTTTCGAGTCTGCACGCACAGGCGATATCAACATTTTCGCCTTGGTCGCTATCGGTTTGCTGGCAGTAGCGATTATCGGTTTCGTGGTGTTCATTGAGCGTGGTCAGCGTCGTATCGCCGTTCACTACGCCAAGCGTCAGCAGGGCCGCAAGGTCTTCGCTGCGCAGACCAGCCACTTGCCGTTGAAGGTGAACATGGCGGGGGTTATCCCGGCCATTTTCGCGAGCAGCATTTTGCTGTTCCCGGCTTCGCTGGGTGCCTGGTTCGGTCAGTCCGAAGGTATGGGCTGGCTGCAGGACATCTCGCAGTCGATCGCTCCTGGTCAGCCGTTGAACATTCTGCTGTTTAGTGCAGGGATCATTTTCTTCTGCTTCTTCTACACAGCATTGATGTTCAATCCGAAAGACGTAGCGGAAAACCTGAAGAAGTCCGGTGCCTTTATTCCGGGTATCCGTCCTGGTGAGCAGTCGGCGCGCTACATTGATGGCGTTCTGACCCGTTTGACCATGTTCGGTGCTCTTTACATGATGGCCGTCTGCCTTCTGCCCCAGTTCCTGGTGGTGGCAGCAAATGTGCCGTTCTACCTTGGCGGGACCTCGTTGCTGATTGTGGTAGTGGTTGTGATGGACTTCATGTCCCAAGTACAATCGCACCTCGTTTCGCACCAGTACGAATCCCTGATGAAGAAAGCCAACCTGAAAGGCTACGGTGGCAGCGGTCTGCTGCGCTGA
- the rpsD gene encoding 30S ribosomal protein S4, which yields MARYIGPKCKLSRREGTDLFLKSGVRALESKCNIEAAPGIHGQRRGRQSDYGTQLREKQKVRRIYGVLERQFRGYYQAAASKKGATGENLLQLLECRLDNVVYRMGFGSTRSESRQLVSHKAISVNGKTVNIPSYQVRPGDVVAVREKSLAQLRIVQALELCAQRGRVEWVDVDAAKKSGVFKNVPARSDLSADINENLIVELYSK from the coding sequence ATGGCACGTTACATTGGTCCAAAATGCAAACTGTCTCGTCGTGAAGGCACCGATCTGTTCCTGAAGAGCGGCGTTCGCGCTCTGGAATCGAAGTGCAACATCGAAGCAGCCCCAGGTATCCACGGCCAGCGCCGTGGCCGTCAGTCCGACTACGGCACCCAGCTGCGTGAGAAACAAAAAGTCCGTCGTATCTACGGTGTTCTGGAGCGTCAGTTCCGCGGTTACTACCAAGCTGCTGCCTCGAAAAAAGGCGCAACCGGTGAGAACCTGCTGCAACTGCTCGAGTGCCGTCTGGATAACGTCGTTTACCGTATGGGCTTCGGCTCGACTCGTTCCGAGTCGCGTCAGCTGGTTTCGCACAAAGCGATCAGCGTCAACGGTAAGACTGTAAACATTCCATCCTACCAAGTTCGTCCGGGTGACGTGGTCGCGGTCCGCGAGAAGTCGCTGGCCCAGCTGCGCATTGTTCAAGCCCTTGAACTGTGCGCCCAGCGTGGCCGCGTTGAGTGGGTTGACGTGGATGCTGCTAAAAAGTCGGGCGTTTTCAAGAACGTTCCTGCTCGCAGCGACCTGTCTGCCGACATCAACGAAAACCTGATTGTCGAGCTCTACTCCAAGTAA
- a CDS encoding catalase: MSKILTTASGAPVADNQNSRSAGPRGPLLLDDFHLIEKLAHFNRENIPERRVHAKGSGAYGTFTVTRDITGYTSAKLFEQIGKQTETFLRFSTVGGERGSADTERDPRGFAVKFYTEEGNWDIVGNNTPVFFIRDPLKFPDFIHTQKRHPQSNLKNAQMMWDFWSHSPEALHQVTILFSDRGIPDGYRHMHGFGSHTYSLTNAKGERTWAKWHFKTQQGIKNLAPAEAARLAGTDPDYAQRDLFEAIERGDYPRWTVCIQVMSEAEAASRDENPFDVTKTWSQRDYPLIEVGVLELNRNPLNYFAEVEQAAFGPSNMVPGVGLSPDRMLQGRVFAYADAHRYRVGTNHQQLPVNAPRCPVNSYQRDGSMATGSYGSAPNYEPNSHADAPKQSPRHAEPALALNGSADRYDHREDTDYFSHAGALFRLMNAEQKALLISNIAGTMVGVSEDVIQRQLQYFFKADPAYGEGIAKALGVHLA; encoded by the coding sequence ATGAGCAAGATTCTTACTACCGCCAGCGGTGCGCCAGTAGCCGATAACCAGAACTCCCGCTCCGCCGGCCCGCGTGGCCCATTGTTGCTCGACGACTTTCACCTGATCGAGAAACTCGCCCACTTCAACCGCGAGAACATTCCTGAGCGCCGTGTGCACGCCAAGGGCTCGGGCGCCTATGGCACCTTTACTGTTACCCGCGACATTACCGGCTATACCAGCGCCAAGCTGTTTGAACAGATCGGCAAACAGACCGAGACCTTCCTGCGCTTCTCCACTGTCGGTGGCGAGCGTGGCTCTGCGGATACCGAGCGCGACCCGCGTGGTTTCGCGGTCAAGTTCTACACCGAAGAAGGCAACTGGGACATCGTTGGCAACAACACGCCCGTGTTCTTCATTCGCGACCCGCTGAAGTTCCCGGACTTTATCCACACCCAGAAGCGCCACCCGCAGTCCAACCTGAAGAATGCCCAGATGATGTGGGACTTCTGGTCCCACTCCCCTGAGGCGCTGCACCAGGTCACCATACTGTTTTCCGACCGTGGTATCCCGGATGGCTATCGCCACATGCACGGCTTTGGCAGCCACACCTACAGCCTGACCAATGCCAAGGGTGAGCGTACTTGGGCGAAGTGGCACTTCAAGACCCAACAAGGCATCAAGAACCTCGCTCCGGCAGAAGCAGCGCGCCTGGCGGGTACTGACCCGGACTACGCCCAGCGCGACCTGTTCGAAGCGATCGAGCGTGGCGACTACCCGCGTTGGACGGTTTGTATCCAGGTGATGAGCGAAGCCGAGGCTGCGAGTCGCGACGAGAACCCCTTCGACGTGACCAAGACTTGGTCGCAGAGGGACTACCCGCTGATCGAGGTGGGCGTGCTGGAGCTCAACCGTAACCCGCTCAACTACTTCGCGGAAGTCGAGCAAGCAGCGTTCGGGCCCAGCAATATGGTGCCAGGGGTCGGCCTGTCGCCGGACCGGATGTTGCAGGGCCGTGTATTCGCCTACGCCGACGCGCACCGTTACCGCGTGGGCACCAACCACCAGCAGTTGCCGGTGAATGCGCCTCGCTGCCCGGTTAATAGCTACCAGCGCGACGGTTCCATGGCCACTGGCAGCTACGGCAGTGCACCAAACTACGAGCCCAATAGCCACGCTGATGCGCCGAAGCAGTCGCCACGCCATGCCGAGCCAGCGCTGGCCTTGAACGGTTCGGCGGACCGGTACGATCACCGTGAGGACACCGACTACTTCAGCCACGCCGGCGCGCTGTTCCGCTTGATGAACGCTGAGCAGAAAGCCCTGTTGATCAGCAACATCGCCGGTACCATGGTGGGTGTCAGCGAGGACGTGATTCAGCGTCAGTTGCAGTACTTCTTCAAGGCCGATCCGGCCTATGGCGAAGGGATTGCCAAGGCGTTGGGCGTCCATCTCGCCTAA
- the rpsK gene encoding 30S ribosomal protein S11: MAKPAARPRKKIKKTVVDGIAHIHASFNNTIVTITDRQGNALSWATSGGSGFRGSRKSTPFAAQIAAERAGQAALEYGLKNLDVNVKGPGPGRESAVRALNSCGYKIASITDVTPIPHNGCRPPKKRRV, translated from the coding sequence ATGGCAAAACCTGCTGCTCGTCCTCGTAAGAAAATCAAAAAGACAGTGGTTGATGGCATCGCCCACATCCATGCGTCTTTCAACAACACCATCGTGACCATCACCGACCGTCAGGGCAATGCTTTGTCCTGGGCGACCTCCGGTGGTTCGGGTTTCCGTGGTTCGCGCAAATCCACCCCGTTCGCAGCTCAGATCGCTGCTGAGCGTGCTGGTCAAGCTGCGCTGGAATACGGTCTGAAGAACCTCGACGTTAACGTCAAGGGTCCAGGTCCAGGTCGTGAGTCCGCCGTTCGTGCATTGAACAGCTGCGGCTACAAGATCGCCAGCATCACCGACGTGACGCCTATCCCGCATAACGGGTGCCGTCCGCCGAAGAAGCGTCGCGTGTAA
- the rpmJ gene encoding 50S ribosomal protein L36 — protein MKVRASVKKLCRNCKIIRREGVVRVICSAEPRHKQRQG, from the coding sequence ATGAAAGTTCGTGCATCGGTGAAAAAGCTGTGCCGTAACTGCAAGATCATCCGTCGCGAAGGCGTCGTACGAGTGATCTGCAGCGCGGAACCGCGTCACAAACAGCGCCAAGGCTGA
- the rplO gene encoding 50S ribosomal protein L15 — protein MKLNDLSPAPGSRREKHRPGRGIGSGLGKTGGRGHKGQTSRSGGSIAPGFEGGQQPLHRRLPKFGFVSLKAMDRAEVRLSELAKVEGDVISVQSLKDANVINQHIQRVKIMLSGEVTRAVTIKGIAATKGARAAIEAAGGKFEE, from the coding sequence ATGAAACTCAATGATCTGAGTCCAGCGCCGGGTTCCCGTCGCGAGAAGCATCGTCCAGGTCGTGGTATCGGTAGCGGTCTGGGTAAGACCGGCGGCCGTGGCCACAAAGGTCAGACTTCCCGTTCGGGTGGTTCGATCGCTCCTGGCTTCGAAGGCGGTCAACAGCCGCTGCACCGTCGTCTGCCGAAGTTCGGCTTCGTTTCCCTGAAAGCCATGGACCGCGCAGAAGTGCGTCTGTCCGAGCTGGCCAAAGTGGAAGGCGACGTGATCTCCGTGCAATCCCTGAAGGATGCCAACGTGATCAACCAGCACATTCAGCGTGTGAAAATCATGCTGTCTGGCGAAGTTACTCGCGCAGTCACCATCAAGGGCATCGCAGCCACCAAGGGTGCGCGTGCGGCTATCGAAGCAGCTGGCGGCAAATTCGAGGAATAA
- the bfr gene encoding bacterioferritin, which yields MQGHPDVINYLVTLLKGELAARDQYFIHSRMYEDWGLSKLYERINHEMEEETQHADALMRRILMLEGTPDMRADDLEVGSTVPEMIEADLKLEYKVRGALCKGIELCELHKDYISRDILRAQLADTEEDHTYWLEKQQGLIKAIGLENYLQSQM from the coding sequence ATGCAAGGCCACCCGGACGTAATCAACTACCTCGTCACGCTGCTGAAGGGCGAACTGGCGGCACGCGACCAGTACTTCATTCATTCGCGCATGTACGAAGACTGGGGCCTGTCCAAGCTCTACGAGCGCATCAACCACGAAATGGAAGAAGAGACCCAGCACGCCGATGCTCTGATGCGTCGCATCCTCATGCTTGAAGGCACCCCCGACATGCGTGCGGACGATCTGGAAGTCGGCAGCACCGTACCGGAAATGATCGAGGCTGACCTCAAGCTCGAGTACAAGGTGCGCGGCGCGCTTTGCAAAGGTATCGAGCTGTGTGAACTGCACAAGGACTACATCAGCCGTGACATCCTGCGTGCACAGTTGGCCGATACCGAAGAAGATCACACCTACTGGCTGGAGAAGCAGCAGGGCCTGATCAAGGCCATCGGCCTGGAAAACTACCTGCAGTCGCAGATGTAA